In Melitaea cinxia chromosome 11, ilMelCinx1.1, whole genome shotgun sequence, a genomic segment contains:
- the LOC123657891 gene encoding DNA polymerase delta subunit 3 produces MESEESFKTSLNTVKEMLLDEEKIVTYVSLSKDLCIHINTGKKLLHVIVKQIAEQCPDVKLNVNYIISGITDENKARTTVCTGEELKNLKTTFKTILYEHVYSVSIGSPKTDHAAYLLLNKFDDYHLCAGSIKNIECNKHTFDEIGSLKSNSQQATTIESKDSVIPQKKIKSESKNITTEVKNKLLEEYTNGEVNDKLKTNIKTESVSPRKETSNKKPSNNKSNSHNNKTQKGIVGFFNKSNTNQKKTLKEPENKREINVLKESKSIEIKEEKMEIDSEIPSQEPEEEVKNESKKNNNKVLNQIKKTSKVDKKRKRVLKVSDSDSDEENDPFADKSEKQEVINESDDEIPPTPSVNSIKITSGIVNPKKRRKIVDKTYTDEDGYILTKKEEVYESCSENEEDVKVKEIVKERKSEKQEITPKEKKSTASTKKKISPPQKGKQPTLAHFFTKK; encoded by the coding sequence atggAATCGGAGGAATCGTTTAAAACTAGTTTAAATACGGTAAAAGAGATGCTATTAGATGAAGAAAAAATAGTGACATACGTATCATTGAGTAAAGATCTTTGTATTCATATTAATACTGGTAAAAAATTGTTGCACGTAATAGTGAAGCAAATTGCTGAGCAATGTCCAGATGTAAAGCTAAacgttaattatataatatcggGTATCACAGATGAGAACAAGGCGCGAACAACTGTGTGTACTGGagaagaattaaaaaatcttaaaacaaCGTTTAAAACAATACTTTATGAACATGTATACAGTGTAAGCATAGGTTCTCCAAAGACAGATCATGCTGcttatcttttattaaataaatttgatgaCTATCACCTATGTGCAggttcgattaaaaatattgagtGTAATAAACACACATTTGATGAAATTGGAAGCTTAAAGAGCAATAGTCAACAAGCAACAACAATCGAAAGTAAAGACTCAGTTATTccacaaaagaaaataaagtctGAATCAAAGAATATaacaactgaagtaaaaaataaactactaGAAGAGTACACTAATGGAGAAGTTAATGataaactaaaaacaaatataaaaacagaaTCTGTTTCTCCCAGGAAAGAAACTAGTAATAAAAAACcaagtaataataaaagtaacagtcataataataaaactcaaAAAGGAATTGTaggattttttaataaatcaaatacaaATCAGAAAAAAACTTTGAAAGAACCTGAGAACAAACGTGAAATAAACGTCCTAAAAGAAAGTAAGAGTATTgaaattaaagaagaaaaaatggaAATTGATTCGGAAATTCCTAGTCAAGAACCAGAAGAAGAggttaaaaatgaaagtaagaagaataataataaagttcttAACCAAATAAAGAAAACCTCAAAGGttgataaaaaaaggaaaagggtACTAAAGGTTTCTGACAGTGACAGTGATGAAGAAAATGATCCCTTTGCTGATAAATCAGAAAAACAAGAGGTTATAAAcgaatctgatgatgaaatccctcCTACACCATCCgttaatagtattaaaattacttcaggTATAGTAAATcctaaaaaaagaagaaaaattgtAGATAAAACATATACTGATGAAGATGGATACATATTAACAAAGAAGGAAGAGGTATATGAAAGTTGTTCTGAGAATGAAGAAGATGTAAAAGTTAAAGAAattgtaaaagaaagaaaatcaGAAAAGCAGGAAATAACACCTAAAGAGAAGAAAAGTACTGCATCAACCAAGAAGAAAATATCTCCACCGCAAAAAGGAAAACAACCTACGCTTGCACATTTTttcacaaaaaagtaa